The Bacillus sp. (in: firmicutes) genome has a window encoding:
- a CDS encoding TerC family protein, with protein sequence MTVDLDAIITVVTIIGIDIILGGDNAVVIAMASKNLPKDQRNKVIIWGAGLAVILRTILTIFAMILLKIPYLTLIGGILLIGVAIGLVMGEKSEKVSVKAGTSLASAISTIVLADIIMGLDNVLAVAGAANGNYFYVMLGLIVSIPIIISGSKLMLFLLDKVPYFMYLGAAILAYTAGKMIAHDEAIADFTDEMTAIIPIIIVIVVLFWCVLSKKINYILLRK encoded by the coding sequence ATGACAGTAGATCTGGATGCGATTATAACAGTAGTAACAATAATTGGGATTGATATTATTCTAGGTGGTGATAACGCTGTGGTCATTGCCATGGCTAGCAAAAATCTCCCAAAAGACCAAAGGAATAAGGTAATTATTTGGGGTGCAGGGCTTGCTGTTATCCTTCGGACGATTTTAACGATCTTTGCAATGATTTTATTAAAAATTCCATACCTAACATTGATTGGGGGAATATTACTAATTGGCGTTGCGATTGGATTGGTCATGGGTGAGAAAAGCGAAAAAGTTTCAGTAAAAGCTGGTACGAGTTTAGCAAGCGCCATCTCCACAATTGTTTTAGCAGACATCATTATGGGATTAGATAATGTTTTAGCTGTGGCTGGTGCGGCAAATGGGAATTATTTTTATGTAATGCTTGGACTTATTGTTTCAATCCCAATTATTATTAGCGGCAGCAAGTTAATGCTTTTCTTACTAGATAAAGTGCCTTATTTTATGTATTTGGGAGCCGCAATATTGGCTTATACAGCTGGAAAAATGATTGCCCATGATGAGGCTATTGCTGATTTCACGGATGAGATGACGGCCATCATTCCAATTATAATCGTCATAGTAGTGTTGTTTTGGTGCGTTTTATCTAAAAAAATAAATTATATACTGCTTAGAAAGTGA
- a CDS encoding EAL domain-containing protein yields the protein MFSKENSNVEIKKMLLVEVYDNIVYAMAVTDSKNNILFTNSAFSKLTGYGEEEVIGKNPSILSSGMHGKDFYLEMWHSIRKKGLWKGEIWNKRKDGKLFLEEITISAIKDVYGNVKNYVSFFIDITERKKLEEKLKFQALYDDLTKLPNRTFFNNQLNQTIQRAVDSNNRCAVIFLDLDRFKDVNDSLGHSIGDELLKATAIRLKEILENKGIVTRYGGDEFAIILHDLKSNFDCIYIVNRIIKSFSKPFILNEFELFITPSIGISIYPNDGEDGESLVKFADSAMYYAKQDGKNTYKFYQKDYMQKSTERLMLTNDLRKAIENNEFLLYYQPKISCNTGELDGVEALIRWRHPKKGMISPDFFISLAEETGLIVHIDQWVMRQACLQIKEWQEKGYKPVKIAVNLSMLQFQQKNLVKIIKSILQETGIHPSNLEIELTERVIMNNPDVALPNIKKLKSLGIQISMDDFGTHYSSLNYLKLLSLNSLKIDQSFIRDLLIDKHDQSIVKAMIQLAHNLDLKVVAEGVETKEQFQFLKSQQCDYVQGFYFDQPLPPAKILKYIS from the coding sequence GTGTTTAGTAAGGAAAATAGTAACGTAGAGATTAAAAAAATGTTATTAGTCGAAGTATATGACAATATAGTTTATGCAATGGCTGTGACGGATTCAAAGAATAATATATTATTTACTAATTCAGCATTTTCGAAATTAACAGGTTATGGTGAAGAGGAAGTAATAGGTAAAAATCCGAGTATACTTAGTTCAGGTATGCATGGAAAGGATTTTTACTTGGAAATGTGGCATAGTATTCGTAAAAAGGGATTGTGGAAAGGCGAAATTTGGAATAAAAGAAAAGACGGGAAACTATTCCTTGAAGAAATTACAATCAGCGCAATTAAAGATGTTTACGGCAATGTGAAGAATTATGTATCTTTTTTCATTGATATAACTGAACGGAAAAAGCTAGAGGAAAAACTTAAGTTTCAGGCGCTTTATGATGATTTAACAAAGCTGCCAAATAGAACATTTTTTAACAATCAATTAAATCAAACTATACAGCGTGCTGTAGATTCAAACAATAGGTGTGCTGTTATTTTTCTAGATTTGGATCGCTTTAAAGACGTCAATGATTCATTAGGCCATAGTATCGGCGATGAGTTGTTAAAAGCAACAGCAATAAGACTGAAGGAGATTCTCGAAAATAAAGGAATTGTTACGAGATATGGAGGCGACGAATTTGCCATTATCCTTCATGATTTAAAAAGTAATTTCGATTGCATTTATATAGTAAATCGAATAATTAAAAGTTTTTCTAAACCATTTATCCTAAATGAGTTTGAATTATTTATAACGCCTAGTATTGGAATTAGCATCTATCCAAATGATGGCGAGGATGGGGAAAGTCTTGTGAAATTTGCTGATTCGGCGATGTACTATGCAAAGCAGGATGGAAAGAATACGTACAAGTTTTACCAGAAAGATTATATGCAAAAATCTACTGAACGGCTTATGCTTACAAATGATTTACGTAAAGCAATTGAAAACAATGAATTTTTATTGTATTATCAGCCGAAAATTTCCTGTAATACGGGTGAATTGGATGGAGTAGAGGCCTTAATTAGATGGCGTCATCCAAAAAAAGGAATGATTTCTCCTGATTTCTTTATATCATTGGCGGAAGAAACGGGCCTTATTGTTCATATTGATCAATGGGTAATGCGCCAAGCATGTCTTCAAATTAAAGAATGGCAAGAGAAAGGCTATAAGCCTGTAAAAATTGCCGTAAACCTATCGATGCTACAGTTTCAACAAAAAAATCTAGTTAAAATTATTAAATCAATTTTACAGGAGACGGGTATTCATCCTTCAAATTTGGAAATCGAATTAACAGAAAGAGTGATTATGAATAACCCTGATGTTGCATTACCTAATATTAAAAAGTTAAAATCGCTAGGAATTCAGATTTCTATGGATGACTTTGGTACCCATTATTCCTCACTAAACTATTTAAAACTATTATCTCTGAATAGCTTGAAAATTGACCAATCCTTTATACGTGACCTTTTAATAGATAAGCATGACCAGTCTATTGTAAAAGCGATGATCCAATTGGCTCACAATTTGGATTTGAAGGTGGTCGCCGAAGGTGTGGAAACGAAAGAACAATTCCAATTTTTAAAATCACAGCAATGTGATTATGTACAAGGTTTTTATTTTGATCAACCATTACCACCCGCTAAAATACTTAAATATATTTCATAG
- a CDS encoding bifunctional 4-hydroxy-2-oxoglutarate aldolase/2-dehydro-3-deoxy-phosphogluconate aldolase, whose protein sequence is MTFYDLVKENHVIAIIRGIEIKDIIPVAQALYNGGIRLVEVTMNTNSAPEMISLLNERFEDRLHIGAGTVLDVETAKEATAAGAKYFVTPNVDEEVIAFALKNNIGILPGVMTPTEVINAHKAGAKMVKVFPTSILGSNYIKELQGPLSHIPMVAVGGVRPDNIADFLKAGAVGVGVGNSLIDKTAIADGLFEKITEKAQLLLQSIKEA, encoded by the coding sequence ATGACATTTTATGATTTGGTGAAGGAAAATCACGTGATTGCAATCATCAGGGGAATTGAAATAAAGGATATTATTCCAGTTGCTCAGGCCCTTTATAATGGCGGCATCAGACTAGTTGAAGTTACTATGAATACAAATAGCGCTCCAGAAATGATTTCCTTATTAAATGAAAGATTTGAAGACAGGTTACATATTGGCGCAGGAACTGTTCTTGACGTAGAAACTGCTAAGGAAGCAACCGCTGCAGGTGCTAAATATTTCGTAACTCCAAATGTAGATGAGGAGGTTATTGCATTTGCATTAAAAAATAATATCGGCATTCTCCCAGGTGTAATGACACCAACAGAAGTTATAAATGCACATAAAGCTGGAGCTAAAATGGTGAAAGTGTTTCCAACTAGCATTTTAGGAAGTAACTATATAAAGGAATTACAAGGGCCATTGTCCCATATTCCAATGGTTGCTGTTGGCGGAGTAAGACCTGACAATATAGCAGACTTTTTAAAAGCGGGAGCTGTGGGTGTTGGGGTTGGCAACAGTTTAATTGATAAAACTGCAATTGCTGATGGATTATTTGAAAAAATCACCGAAAAGGCACAATTATTATTACAGAGTATTAAGGAAGCATAA